GACGGGTCCGCCGGCGAATCACCCTCTCGACACCAGGCGACGACAGCACGGGCTCACTCATGCGCGCACAACACCACGCGCCGTCCATCCGGTCAAGCTATTTCTGGCAAGCCTGTCAGCGCTCGTAGCGGGCGACCACCACCGCGGCGGCCAGGTCCCCGGTCACGTTCACCGTGGTGCGGCACATGTCGAGGAAGCGGTCGACGCCGAGCACCAGGCCGATCGCCTCGGGCGGGATGCCCACCATGCCGAGGATCATCGCGATCACCGGGATCGAGCCCGCCGGCACGCCGGCGGTGCCGATCCCGCCGAGCACGCAGATCGCCGAGACCCCGAGCTGCTGCGCGATCGTGAGCTCGACGCCCGCCACCTGGGCGAGGAAGAGCACCGTGACGCCCTCGAAGAGGGCGGTGCCGTGCTGGTTGGTGGTGGAGCCGATCGTGAGGACGAAGTTCCGGACGTGCTCGGGGAGCGCGAGCTCCTGCTCGGCGACGCGCAGCGCGGTGGGCAGCGTGGCGTTGCTCGAGGCGGTCGAGAAGGCGGTGATCATGGCCTCGCGCGAGCCACGGAAGAAATCGCGCGGCCGCATGCGCCCGAGGCAGCGTACCGCGAGCGAGTAGACGACGAAGAGCTGGATCGCGAGCCCGGCGAGCACGACCAGCACGTAGGCGGCGAGGTCGCGCAGCACGTCGAAGCCCATGCGCGCCGTGGCGGTGAAGAGCAGGCACGCGACCCCGTAGGGCGCGAGCTGGATCACCCAGCCGAGCAGCGTCGTCACGACGTCGTAGACGCCCTCCAGCACCCCCTCGAGACGCCGCGCGCCCTCGCTGCGCGTGGCGGCGAGCGCGATCCCGAGGAAGAGCGAGAAGACCATCACCGCCAGCATGTCGCCGGTGGCCATCGCCTCGATCGGGTTCTTCGGCACGAGCTCGAGGAAGAACTCGACGCCGAAGCCGTCGCCCGCCGCGACCGGCGCCGCGGCGGGCGCCGCGGCCTCCGCCGCTGCGCGCGCCTCCACGCGGGTGCCCGGCGCGACCAGGTTCACGAGCGCGACCCCGAGCACCACCGCGATCACGCTGGTCGTGACCGTGTAGGCGAGCGTGCGCAGGCCCAGGCGCCCGAGCCGGCCAAGGTCGCCGAGGCCGGCGACACCGAGGGGCAGCGCGCTCACGATCAGCGGGATCACCAGCGCGAAGAGCATGCGCAGGAAGAGCTGGCCGGCGGGATCGGTGAAGCCTTCGACCAGCGAGTCGAGCCAGGGCTCGCCGGCGGCGGCCAGGTGCGCCGCCACCCCGAGCCCGGCGCCGGCCACGAGCCCGATCGCCATCTTGCGCGGCAGCGAGACCCGCGGACCCGACCGGCCCCCGGGCGGGCCGGGCCGCTCGCTCACTGCCACTCGGGCCCCGCCCCGCCGCGCGCCCGGGCGTGCGCCGCGAGCGCCCGGAGCCCGCCCCGGAAGTGCCAGGCCGCGAGCCCCGCCTCGCGCATCCGCTCGGCCAGGTGCGCGCTCTTCAGGCCGAACTCGCAGTAGAGCACGTAGCGGCCCTCGCGCGAGAAGGAGCGGTAGGCGGCGAGCGCGTGATCGAGGTCGAGGCGCAGCGCGCCGGGCCAGTGCCAGCC
The window above is part of the Deltaproteobacteria bacterium genome. Proteins encoded here:
- a CDS encoding dicarboxylate/amino acid:cation symporter produces the protein MAIGLVAGAGLGVAAHLAAAGEPWLDSLVEGFTDPAGQLFLRMLFALVIPLIVSALPLGVAGLGDLGRLGRLGLRTLAYTVTTSVIAVVLGVALVNLVAPGTRVEARAAAEAAAPAAAPVAAGDGFGVEFFLELVPKNPIEAMATGDMLAVMVFSLFLGIALAATRSEGARRLEGVLEGVYDVVTTLLGWVIQLAPYGVACLLFTATARMGFDVLRDLAAYVLVVLAGLAIQLFVVYSLAVRCLGRMRPRDFFRGSREAMITAFSTASSNATLPTALRVAEQELALPEHVRNFVLTIGSTTNQHGTALFEGVTVLFLAQVAGVELTIAQQLGVSAICVLGGIGTAGVPAGSIPVIAMILGMVGIPPEAIGLVLGVDRFLDMCRTTVNVTGDLAAAVVVARYER